Proteins from one Astatotilapia calliptera chromosome 8, fAstCal1.2, whole genome shotgun sequence genomic window:
- the tectb gene encoding beta-tectorin isoform X2: MAFVSALLMLLPVAWSCIPQKADYVMVSCFPNAIIANVPECPYGWEIEHLSLGGVCYNGIHSPGYYRFIIPDLTPKNHSYCGTQSEYIPGKDPKYIFYNSIVSNDTSLTVRNQPVNYTFSCTYRAAYLVNNAVFSQRVATVYVNNGSLGTFRSQLSMNVFTNSKFLYAKDAPYVIDTSEIGSEVFIGIEAKGLSNRFKVVINNCWATPSPYSTDRKRWSLIIKSCSSDNTVTIFENAKDSRSMFKFNSFRFQRQEKVSTVWLHCEVQVCDGERITCQPSPCSVRSLPSDVDPNGGILTAEFHIKGVSVLILLVVLINTCYDFINGSRIL, translated from the exons ATGGCTTTTGTCAGTGCACTGTTAATGCTGCTGCCTGTTGCATGGTCATGCATTCCCCAAAAAGCAG ATTACGTTATGGTGTCATGTTTCCCTAATGCCATAATTGCCAACGTCCCAGAGTGTCCTTACGGCTGGGAGATTGAACACTTGTCTCTCGGTGGAGTCTGTTACAATGGAATACACAGCCCAGGTTACTACCGCTTCATCATCCCAGATCTCACACCCAAAAATCACTCATACTGTGGGACTCAGTCTGAG TACATTCCCGGCAAAGACCCCAAATACATCTTCTACAACTCCATTGTGTCCAACGATACTTCACTGACAGTCAGAAACCAGCCTGTGAACTACACCTTCAGCTGCACGTACCGAGCAGCCTATCTGGTTAATAATGCAGTCTTTAGCCAAAG AGTGGCTACAGTTTATGTCAACAATGGGAGTTTAGGCACTTTTAGATCACAGTTGTCTATGAATGTGTTCACG AATTCAAAGTTCCTGTATGCCAAGGACGCTCCCTATGTGATTGATACCTCTGAGATCGGCTCTGAAGTATTCATTGGCATCGAGGCAAAAGGTCTAAGTAACAG ATTCAAAGTTGTGATAAACAACTGCTGGGCAACTCCTTCACCTTACTCCACAGACAGGAAAAGGTGGAGCCTCATCATTAAGAG CTGCTCCTCTGACAACACTGTGACTATTTTTGAGAACGCCAAAGACAGCCGCTCCATGTTCAAGTTCAACTCTTTCCGCTTCCAGCGGCAGGAGAAGGTGTCCACTGTTTGGCTTCACTGTGAGGTCCAGGTCTGTGATGGGGAAAGGATCACCTGTCAGCCA AGCCCCTGCTCTGTGAGGAGTTTGCCATCAGACGTAGACCCAAATGGGGGGATCCTTACTGCTGAATTTCACATTAAAG GCGTCTCAGTGCTCATCCTGCTTGTGGTCCTGATAAACACATGTTATGATTTCATCAATGGATCAAgaattttataa
- the gucy2g gene encoding guanylate cyclase 2G — protein MRVMLRGVYCRGTSPMLVLHFTLLLTAAASISNGTNGSQPHKLLIAFQAPWNITFPFSALRLGSAIQIAVEKVNANPALLGNINLDFVFKDTECSPKESLGAFIHQVWKENVSALFGPACPEEAEVTGLIASKWNIPMFGFVGQSTKMDDSDNYDSYITVMPPLKRSAEVLVKTLEFFGWSHVALIGGGLDSNTWDKVDALWKTIEDPLRAKFKLTAVVKFDTSDPQLVQQNVRYISKVARVIVVLSNKEDTMALLLEAESQGLMNGDYIFLLVQHFEDNLWKNALNSTIDEVAVRAFDMAFIIAQKSYEGYEYYDFFEQVFERLSGHPFRSNLTSEKQVSPYSAYLHDAVLLYAMALKEVLKGGKDPHDGRELLQILKKRNNFQFYGASGLVHFDREGERNLDYSIYDLQHTGDITKFVPILHFDSHTKNIRQTSMFASVVWPKGRPPPDVPACGFNNEICEWVTNDIALLALLATFPVIGVLAVLSIGVLVLQKLRLQTRLDDSYWWMINYNDITIIREPTGNQGMSLSNSGTHTWSGSSQASLSTNSYDLRDKAGKEHIYTTIGLYQGNQVAIKYTENPVSCNFQKPSITAEFNMMKEMKHENLVQIFGACIEPPNICLVFQYCKKGSLKDILKASDVDLDGMFKLSFAYDIVNGMEFIHKSSLKFHGNLKPSTCLVDSRLQIKLSGFGLWEFKYGNKGKMNSLENPNYEEMYWIAPELLRQVGSPINGTPKGDVYSFAIIMWELMYNSKAGPYQDINLDPKEIIMQLSTPFQGEPLRPVLSEQLVEENINALLKACWSENPDHRPPFGSIRRRLKDISPDSHANILDNMVDKLEKYANHLEDVVEERTNQLTVEKTRADKLLASMLPRYIAEQLMSGKSVEPQSYDLVTIFFSDIVGFTSMCSVSSAMEVVTFLNDLYSLFDDIIKMYDVYKVETIGDAYMVASGLPISNGNLHALEISTMALHFLRGIKVFRIRHMPNESLAIRTGIHSGPVVAGVVGTTMPRYCLFGDTVNTASRMESNSLPLKIHVSQSTADILFQAGSFELEERGEIQMKGKGTQKTYWLLNRAGFNPVFTDRGSSPVKTEKPGVTRGEDKRAPKNLTVPPITEPTMPPVHI, from the exons GACACTGAGTGTAGTCCCAAAGAGTCCCTAGGAGCATTTATTCACCAGGTGTGGAAAGAAAATGTGTCTGCGCTCTTCGGTCCAGCATGTCCTGAAGAAGCTGAG GTGACTGGTCTCATTGCGTCAAAATGGAACATCCCAATGTTTGGCTTTGTGGGACAATCAACCAAAATGGACGACAGTGACAACTACGATTCCTACATCACTGTAATGCCCCCTCTTAAAAGAAGCGCCGAGGTCCTGGTGAAGACCTTGGAGTTCTTTGGGTGGAGTCATGTAGCTTTGATCGGCGGGGGATTGGACTCGAATACTTGGGACAAGGTTGATGCTTTGTGGAAAACGATTGAGGATCCTCTGCGAGCCAAATTCAAGCTCACTGCAGTGGTTAAATTTGACACCAGCGATCCCCAGTTAGTTCAACAGAATGTTAGGTACATTTCCAAGGTTGCTAGAG TTATTGTGGTGCTATCGAACAAAGAGGATACTATGGCTCTGTTGTTGGAGGCTGAGAGTCAGGGTCTGATGAATGGCGACTACATTTTCTTACTGGTACAACATTTTGAG GATAACTTGTGGAAAAATGCCCTGAACAGCACGATAGACGAGGTTGCCGTAAGAGCTTTTGACATGGCGTTCATTATTGCTCAGAAATCCTACGAAGGCTACGAGTattatgatttctttgaacaagTTTTTGAAAGACTGAGCGGACATCCATTTCGGAGCAACCTAACATCTGAAAAACAG GTTAGCCCATACTCTGCCTATCTGCATGACGCTGTGCTTTTGTACGCCATGGCACTGAAGGAAGTCCTGAAAGGTGGCAAAGACCCTCATGATGGTCGGGAGTTATTACAGatcctgaaaaaaagaaacaactttcAATTTTATG GAGCCTCTGGACTGGTCCATTTTgatagagagggagagcgaaATCTAGACTACTCAATTTATGACCTCCAGCACACAGGTGACATCACCAAGTTTGTCCCAATCCTCCATTTTGACAGTCACACCAAAAATATCAG acAAACTTCAATGTTTGCGTCTGTGGTGTGGCCGAAAGGAAGACCTCCACCCGATGTGCCAGCATGTGGCTTCAACAATGAAATATGTGAATGGGTGACTAATG ACATTGCCCTGCTGGCTCTTCTTGCGACCTTCCCTGTTATTGGGGTACTGGCAGTTCTGAGCATTGGGGTGCTGGTGCTGCAGAAGTTAAGACTCCAGACGAGGCTGGATGACTCCTACTGGTGGATGATCAACTACAATGACATCACCATCATCAGGGAACCTACA ggaAATCAGGGTATGTCTCTAAGCAATTCAGGTACTCATACTTGGAGTGGTAGCTCTCAGGCCAGTTTATCCACCAACAGCTACGACCTGAGGGACAAAGCAGGCAAAGAACATATCTACACCACCATAGGTCTCTACcag GGAAATCAAGTGGCTATCAAGTACACTGAGAACCCTGTTAGCTGTAATTTCCAGAAGCCTTCGATCACTGCAGAGTTCAATATG ATGAAAGAGATGAAACATGAGAACTTGGTGCAAATTTTTGGCGCATGCATCGAACCACCAAACATTTGCTTGGTCTTCCAGTACTGCAAGAAAGGTAGTTTGAAG GATATTCTTAAGGCTTCAGACGTTGACTTAGATGGGATGTTCAAGCTGTCTTTTGCATATGACATTGTCAAT GGAATGGAGTTTATTCACAAAAGTAGCCTAAAATTTCACGGGAACCTGAAACCTAGCACATGTTTGGTGGATAGCCGACTACAAATCAAACTCTCTGGCTTTGGATTGTGGGAGTTTAAATATGGAAACAAAGGCAAGATGAACTCACTGGAAAACCCCAATTACGAAG AGATGTACTGGATTGCCCCTGAGCTTCTCAGACAGGTCGGTTCCCCGATCAATGGAACACCCAAAGGTGATGTCTACAGCTTTGCCATCATAATGTGGGAACTAATGTACAACTCCAAAGCTGGTCCGTATCAGGACATCAATCTGGACCCTAAAG AGATTATTATGCAGTTGAGTACACCTTTTCAAGGGGAACCCCTCCGACCAGTGCTGTCTGAACAGCTGGTTGAAGAGAACATCAATGCACTGCTAAAAGCCTGCTGGAGTGAAAACCCTGACCACCGACCGCCATTTGGTTCTATACGGAGGCGGCTGAAAGACATTAGTCCAGACAG CCATGCAAACATTCTAGATAATATGGTGGACAAGTTGGAAAAGTATGCAAATCACCtggaggacgtggtggaggagAGGACCAATCAGCTTACAGTGGAGAAAACTCGTGCAGACAAGCTCCTCGCCAGCATGTTGCCAAG ATATATTGCTGAACAGCTGATGTCAGGGAAGTCAGTGGAGCCACAAAGCTATGACTTGGTCACCATCTTCTTTTCTGACATTGTCGGCTTCACTTCCATGTGCTCAGTCAGCTCTGCGATGGAAGTGGTAACATTCCTCAACGACCTCTACAGTCtctttgatgacatcatcaagatGTACGATGTCTACAAA GTGGAAACAATTGGTGATGCATACATGGTGGCAAGTGGTCTGCCTATCAGCAATGGAAACTTGCATGCTTTGGAGATATCCACAATGGCGCTACATTTCTTGAGAGGCATAAAGGTGTTCAGAATCCGTCACATGCCAAATGAGAGCCTTGCAATTCGCACTGGGATACACTCTG gTCCAGTAGTTGCTGGAGTGGTAGGGACCACCATGCCTCGATACTGCCTATTTGGTGACACGGTGAACACAGCTTCTCGCATGGAAAGCAACAGCTTAC CCTTGAAGATTCATGTATCTCAGTCCACGGCAGACATTCTTTTCCAGGCTGGATCATTTGAACTGGAAGAAAGAGGAGAAATTCAAATGAAG GGTAAAGGGACTCAAAAGACGTACTGGCTGCTGAACAGAGCTGGATTTAATCCTGTCTTCACTGACCGTGGTTCTTCACCAGTAAAAACAGAG AAACCAGGAGTGACCAGAGGTGAAGACAAAAGAGCCCCAAAAAACCTGACTGTACCTCCTATAACTGAACCCACGATGCCTCCAGTACACATCTAA
- the tectb gene encoding beta-tectorin isoform X1, whose translation MAFVSALLMLLPVAWSCIPQKADYVMVSCFPNAIIANVPECPYGWEIEHLSLGGVCYNGIHSPGYYRFIIPDLTPKNHSYCGTQSEYIPGKDPKYIFYNSIVSNDTSLTVRNQPVNYTFSCTYRAAYLVNNAVFSQRVATVYVNNGSLGTFRSQLSMNVFTNSKFLYAKDAPYVIDTSEIGSEVFIGIEAKGLSNRFKVVINNCWATPSPYSTDRKRWSLIIKSCSSDNTVTIFENAKDSRSMFKFNSFRFQRQEKVSTVWLHCEVQVCDGERITCQPSPCSVRSLPSDVDPNGGILTAEFHIKGNQSSNNGHITGVSVLILLVVLINTCYDFINGSRIL comes from the exons ATGGCTTTTGTCAGTGCACTGTTAATGCTGCTGCCTGTTGCATGGTCATGCATTCCCCAAAAAGCAG ATTACGTTATGGTGTCATGTTTCCCTAATGCCATAATTGCCAACGTCCCAGAGTGTCCTTACGGCTGGGAGATTGAACACTTGTCTCTCGGTGGAGTCTGTTACAATGGAATACACAGCCCAGGTTACTACCGCTTCATCATCCCAGATCTCACACCCAAAAATCACTCATACTGTGGGACTCAGTCTGAG TACATTCCCGGCAAAGACCCCAAATACATCTTCTACAACTCCATTGTGTCCAACGATACTTCACTGACAGTCAGAAACCAGCCTGTGAACTACACCTTCAGCTGCACGTACCGAGCAGCCTATCTGGTTAATAATGCAGTCTTTAGCCAAAG AGTGGCTACAGTTTATGTCAACAATGGGAGTTTAGGCACTTTTAGATCACAGTTGTCTATGAATGTGTTCACG AATTCAAAGTTCCTGTATGCCAAGGACGCTCCCTATGTGATTGATACCTCTGAGATCGGCTCTGAAGTATTCATTGGCATCGAGGCAAAAGGTCTAAGTAACAG ATTCAAAGTTGTGATAAACAACTGCTGGGCAACTCCTTCACCTTACTCCACAGACAGGAAAAGGTGGAGCCTCATCATTAAGAG CTGCTCCTCTGACAACACTGTGACTATTTTTGAGAACGCCAAAGACAGCCGCTCCATGTTCAAGTTCAACTCTTTCCGCTTCCAGCGGCAGGAGAAGGTGTCCACTGTTTGGCTTCACTGTGAGGTCCAGGTCTGTGATGGGGAAAGGATCACCTGTCAGCCA AGCCCCTGCTCTGTGAGGAGTTTGCCATCAGACGTAGACCCAAATGGGGGGATCCTTACTGCTGAATTTCACATTAAAG gtaaTCAGTCTTCTAATAATGGACACATAACAG GCGTCTCAGTGCTCATCCTGCTTGTGGTCCTGATAAACACATGTTATGATTTCATCAATGGATCAAgaattttataa